The Deltaproteobacteria bacterium genome contains a region encoding:
- a CDS encoding radical SAM protein — MKPVALFLNPPGARVTMRDDICSSFSKVGYAWPSIDFICQSGYLDPHFELRHLDASSLRWSVERTLSAVASMRPSLIYALVGSVALGDDLAFAERLTRVTDATLVIGGDWPQFHAREALERLPNAFGAVTDFTASGLCDAVVHGSAASAGLATRTHAAVERKRGRFDYPMPRHDLFTNNAYRMPFLTRPFASILTAYGCPYACTFCNSGSIGFAQRDDDGLFRELDELERQGFRSIYVKDFSFNADAPRAKRLLGEWRRRGYRFTWTGFFRGEKIDVELAALLRETGCRMAQIGIETANDAVLGANKPAANLDAVNEGVARLRDAGVAYGAHFVFGLPGDDEIGFRRTLRWAKGAGLAYASFNAFTPRPGTALAKGVDFFAGVPTDSRVGIHTRSAHRDFYRDPRSWWSAIRSSVRSGSLVSLAAIVVRRFRRKGADAWVAS; from the coding sequence CCGCACTTCGAACTGCGTCATCTGGACGCGTCCTCGCTGCGCTGGAGCGTCGAACGCACGCTGTCCGCCGTCGCCTCCATGCGTCCGTCGCTGATTTACGCGCTGGTGGGATCGGTGGCGCTCGGCGACGACCTCGCATTTGCGGAGCGGCTCACGCGCGTCACGGACGCCACACTCGTCATCGGTGGGGATTGGCCGCAGTTCCACGCGCGCGAAGCGCTCGAACGGCTTCCGAACGCGTTTGGCGCCGTCACCGACTTCACCGCGTCCGGGTTGTGCGACGCCGTTGTCCACGGATCGGCGGCGTCCGCCGGACTCGCCACGCGCACGCATGCCGCCGTTGAGCGAAAGCGCGGGCGGTTCGACTACCCCATGCCGCGGCACGACCTCTTCACGAACAACGCGTATCGAATGCCGTTTCTCACCCGGCCGTTCGCGTCGATTCTGACGGCCTACGGCTGCCCGTACGCGTGCACGTTTTGCAACTCGGGGTCCATCGGTTTCGCGCAGCGCGACGACGACGGGTTGTTCCGCGAACTGGACGAGCTTGAACGGCAGGGTTTTCGTTCGATCTACGTCAAGGATTTCTCGTTCAACGCGGATGCCCCACGCGCCAAACGACTGCTGGGCGAATGGCGTCGTCGCGGCTACCGGTTCACGTGGACGGGGTTTTTCCGCGGCGAGAAGATCGACGTCGAGCTCGCGGCGCTCCTGCGCGAGACCGGGTGCCGCATGGCTCAAATCGGCATCGAAACCGCGAACGACGCGGTGCTGGGCGCGAACAAGCCCGCGGCGAATCTCGATGCGGTCAACGAAGGCGTCGCGCGGCTGCGCGACGCGGGTGTCGCGTACGGCGCGCACTTCGTCTTCGGACTCCCCGGCGACGATGAGATCGGTTTTCGCCGAACGCTCCGATGGGCCAAGGGCGCCGGTCTCGCCTACGCGTCGTTTAATGCGTTCACTCCCCGACCCGGCACGGCGCTGGCGAAGGGGGTCGATTTTTTTGCGGGCGTGCCGACCGATTCGCGGGTCGGCATTCATACACGCTCCGCCCATCGGGACTTCTACCGCGATCCACGATCGTGGTGGTCCGCCATTCGCTCCTCGGTTCGTTCCGGGAGTCTCGTATCCCTCGCCGCCATCGTCGTTCGGCGTTTTCGCCGGAAAGGGGCAGACGCATGGGTCGCATCCTGA